From a single Candidatus Thorarchaeota archaeon genomic region:
- a CDS encoding GNAT family N-acetyltransferase, with the protein MAELAPEEIKIIEFTEEDAEEISQLFKEVWPLQKEYPTSWRKKRMYTPEQIIEEMHSGYHYFGARLEGKIVGVYKAIITDKGLYGEHQTVSRSCRASGLASAMYLQFAEYARAHGLRRNYCNILVGSKIGERLMAKFGFRPWGEPYEQDEGMFVQMYERILDDE; encoded by the coding sequence ATGGCTGAGCTTGCACCTGAAGAGATTAAGATCATAGAGTTCACAGAAGAGGATGCTGAGGAGATCTCACAACTGTTCAAGGAGGTCTGGCCGCTTCAGAAGGAATACCCCACATCATGGAGAAAAAAGCGAATGTACACTCCGGAACAGATTATAGAGGAGATGCATTCGGGATATCACTATTTTGGAGCCCGTCTCGAGGGTAAGATCGTTGGGGTCTACAAGGCCATAATCACAGACAAGGGTCTCTATGGAGAACATCAGACAGTTAGTCGCTCCTGTCGAGCCTCAGGTCTCGCTTCTGCAATGTATCTACAGTTTGCAGAATATGCACGTGCCCATGGATTACGGCGTAATTATTGCAATATCTTGGTCGGAAGCAAAATAGGTGAACGCTTGATGGCCAAGTTCGGATTCAGACCTTGGGGCGAGCCGTACGAACAAGATGAAGGTATGTTTGTCCAGATGTATGAACGCATCTTGGACGACGAATAA
- a CDS encoding radical SAM protein, which produces MNTEELLRLKIRLLTQGATVIKKELKGRRGGAGPVGARYFIIPNGRPVGVPLRSGKQAEVFHSATLEPTEDPLVWIYDGAVELRAVPTPKFLGMKTADGIEYRKIALLHGSETLATTAYQACRYWAHGSQCKFCTIPVSLNAGDTILDKQPEQVAEVVMAAEREGVIKNILITTGTPDAPDVGTNRLVRIIKKIREVSDLPIGVQFEPPTEMRYIENVATAGANAVGIHIESADDEVRKRVCPGKHEYGPLNLYRQAWDTALDYFDRGNVSTFLLYGLGEDQATTLSFIQELSELGIMTVVTPFRPAYGSQLANYIPPYVSDLEGAIAFYKNVGRILYDNDLNPDKTVAGCHKCGGCTPIQEAFDWAKTHQ; this is translated from the coding sequence ATGAACACTGAAGAATTACTTCGGCTGAAAATTCGGCTTCTCACTCAGGGTGCGACCGTGATCAAAAAGGAACTCAAAGGTCGTCGAGGCGGCGCTGGTCCAGTGGGTGCTCGATATTTCATCATTCCAAATGGGCGTCCCGTTGGAGTACCACTCAGGAGCGGAAAACAAGCAGAGGTATTTCATTCTGCAACATTGGAACCGACAGAGGATCCCCTAGTATGGATATACGACGGGGCTGTCGAGCTTCGTGCAGTGCCGACACCCAAGTTTTTGGGTATGAAGACGGCGGATGGGATAGAGTATCGTAAGATAGCTCTCTTGCATGGTAGTGAGACCCTTGCAACGACAGCGTATCAGGCCTGTCGCTATTGGGCCCACGGAAGCCAGTGTAAATTCTGCACAATCCCAGTCTCGTTAAACGCGGGTGACACAATCTTAGACAAGCAACCAGAACAAGTGGCGGAAGTGGTCATGGCTGCTGAGCGGGAAGGGGTCATCAAGAACATCCTGATCACGACTGGTACTCCAGACGCCCCCGATGTCGGGACAAATAGACTCGTCAGAATAATTAAAAAAATCCGTGAGGTCTCGGACCTTCCAATTGGGGTGCAGTTCGAACCTCCAACCGAAATGAGATACATAGAGAATGTTGCTACTGCAGGTGCAAATGCAGTAGGGATCCACATTGAGAGCGCCGATGATGAGGTCCGTAAACGAGTATGCCCCGGAAAACACGAGTACGGTCCATTGAACCTCTATCGCCAAGCTTGGGATACAGCCCTTGATTACTTTGACCGAGGCAATGTGAGCACCTTTCTTCTCTATGGCCTAGGAGAAGATCAAGCAACCACATTATCATTTATCCAAGAGCTATCAGAATTGGGAATAATGACTGTCGTCACTCCGTTTAGGCCAGCATATGGAAGCCAACTCGCAAACTACATACCTCCCTATGTGTCCGACTTGGAGGGCGCCATAGCATTTTACAAAAATGTAGGACGAATTCTCTACGACAATGATCTGAATCCTGATAAGACAGTGGCTGGTTGCCACAAATGTGGTGGCTGTACGCCCATTCAAGAGGCCTTTGACTGGGCCAAAACACACCAATAG
- a CDS encoding (Fe-S)-binding protein, which produces MKPENIAEQVRMCASCPKMCRHVCPTFFAWRSDSPTPHGRALLIHQDLTGVRPLDERGIEVLYQCLECSACLTWCVPGIDIASIVEIVRARIVEEGRAPERLTEIATSIHEHHNPYGEDHNNRNSWLKTTRTGEKRVIYFTGCTTAYREKEIAESTIQLLERLGYSVTITPDEWCCGSPLLRTGFVEEARETANHNVEVLNALDAETIMVTCPGCYRTLTEDYPELGLTLNKPVVHITQFLDSQLKDLPTGVKGTVTYHDPCHLGRHSGIYDEPRRVIDRVAETPLVEMERSRENAMCCGNGAGLRTLFPEQSRKIGRERIEQSLRTGADYLVTACPFCKNMLKSQAQDQIKVLDLPEYLMLADGHKRSID; this is translated from the coding sequence ATGAAACCTGAGAATATAGCAGAACAGGTGCGGATGTGCGCATCCTGCCCAAAGATGTGTCGGCATGTCTGCCCCACATTCTTCGCATGGAGATCTGACAGCCCGACGCCTCACGGACGGGCACTCCTTATCCATCAGGACCTCACAGGAGTACGGCCACTTGACGAAAGAGGTATCGAAGTGCTCTATCAGTGCCTAGAGTGCAGTGCCTGCCTGACGTGGTGCGTACCGGGTATTGATATCGCGTCAATTGTTGAGATCGTTCGTGCGCGAATCGTTGAAGAGGGCCGAGCCCCAGAACGCCTGACTGAGATTGCCACATCCATTCATGAGCATCACAATCCCTATGGGGAGGATCACAACAATCGCAATTCGTGGCTTAAGACCACCAGAACAGGAGAGAAACGTGTCATCTACTTTACTGGTTGCACTACAGCTTATAGAGAAAAGGAGATTGCAGAGAGCACCATCCAGTTGCTTGAGCGACTTGGGTATAGCGTCACGATCACTCCTGATGAGTGGTGTTGCGGTTCACCGCTCTTACGAACAGGCTTTGTGGAAGAGGCGCGTGAAACCGCAAACCATAATGTCGAAGTGCTAAATGCATTGGATGCGGAAACAATCATGGTGACCTGTCCGGGTTGTTATCGCACACTGACAGAAGACTATCCCGAGCTTGGACTGACTCTGAACAAACCCGTTGTCCATATCACTCAATTTCTTGATTCTCAACTGAAGGACCTTCCCACTGGGGTCAAGGGAACTGTGACATACCACGACCCTTGCCATCTGGGGCGCCACAGTGGCATCTATGATGAACCTCGACGAGTCATCGATCGGGTCGCTGAAACGCCATTAGTAGAGATGGAGCGATCACGTGAGAATGCGATGTGTTGTGGTAATGGAGCAGGTCTCAGGACTCTGTTTCCCGAACAGTCTCGAAAGATTGGCCGTGAACGTATTGAGCAGTCACTTCGTACTGGCGCGGACTATCTTGTGACAGCGTGCCCATTTTGCAAGAACATGCTAAAGTCACAGGCACAGGACCAGATCAAGGTCCTTGATCTTCCCGAATACCTGATGCTTGCAGATGGCCACAAAAGGAGCATAGATTAA